From a region of the Roseivirga sp. 4D4 genome:
- a CDS encoding MFS transporter has product MIVFRSMITGLGFRNILLSSISTLERAMKNNAIKLSLYINYFVFAILLNSVGIVILKSQNVYGVDEVQASVLEAFKDLPIAIVSFLIASFLPRIGYKKGMLVALALVSLACIGMYFGNSFWTAKLLFATVGVSFAIIKVSVYSVIGLVTSDSKEHGSLMSNIEGVFMFGIALAYFLFPAFNTESDPNAWLNVYWLLAGLSMLSFVFLLRADFQEGDEVPGANVAEDFVQMFRLIAKVLVIVFVVSAFLFVMIEQGIMTWLPTFNERVLDLPENVAIMMASILAISLGIGRILAGQLAKKFSWVWVLTVCIFASMAVVLFVLPKAVNADIGLVETLADVPAIGYAFPLVGLFIAPIYPLLNSVVLSALPKKLHSPMSGLIIIFSALGGTLGSRIIGILFKELGADQAFTYTLIPMALLLIALFFLKRLTAKEVINN; this is encoded by the coding sequence ATGATCGTCTTCAGGAGTATGATTACAGGCCTCGGCTTTCGCAACATTTTGCTATCTTCCATTTCAACCTTGGAACGCGCTATGAAAAACAATGCGATTAAGCTCTCGCTTTATATTAACTACTTTGTCTTTGCTATTCTGCTGAATAGTGTTGGCATCGTCATACTCAAATCCCAGAATGTCTATGGTGTTGACGAAGTACAGGCCAGTGTACTAGAGGCATTCAAAGACTTACCGATCGCCATAGTCTCTTTTCTAATTGCTTCTTTCTTACCAAGAATAGGCTATAAGAAGGGAATGTTGGTTGCTTTGGCCCTTGTCTCACTGGCATGCATAGGTATGTACTTTGGTAATTCCTTTTGGACTGCCAAGTTGCTTTTTGCTACGGTGGGAGTAAGTTTCGCAATTATCAAGGTGTCGGTTTATTCAGTGATTGGCTTGGTTACTTCTGATTCTAAGGAACATGGCAGTCTTATGAGTAATATTGAGGGAGTATTCATGTTCGGAATTGCTTTGGCCTACTTCCTCTTTCCAGCATTTAATACCGAAAGTGATCCTAATGCTTGGCTCAATGTCTATTGGCTACTTGCAGGGCTCTCTATGCTTTCTTTTGTGTTTCTGCTCAGAGCGGATTTTCAGGAAGGAGATGAGGTACCGGGAGCTAATGTCGCTGAAGATTTCGTGCAAATGTTCAGGTTGATCGCTAAAGTTCTGGTAATCGTTTTTGTGGTCTCTGCTTTCCTATTCGTAATGATAGAACAGGGCATAATGACCTGGTTGCCTACTTTTAATGAAAGGGTACTGGATCTGCCAGAGAACGTGGCCATTATGATGGCGAGTATTCTGGCCATTAGTCTAGGTATTGGAAGAATATTGGCGGGTCAACTGGCAAAGAAATTTTCATGGGTATGGGTATTAACGGTATGCATTTTCGCCTCTATGGCTGTGGTACTGTTTGTATTGCCAAAGGCGGTTAACGCTGATATTGGGTTAGTAGAGACGCTGGCAGATGTACCTGCAATAGGTTATGCCTTTCCATTGGTGGGTCTTTTCATTGCACCAATTTATCCCTTATTAAATTCTGTAGTGCTGAGTGCCTTGCCTAAGAAGTTGCACAGCCCAATGTCTGGTTTGATTATCATTTTCTCGGCTTTAGGAGGAACTCTTGGTTCAAGAATTATTGGCATTTTGTTTAAAGAGCTAGGTGCTGATCAGGCCTTTACATATACTTTGATTCCAATGGCTCTTTTGTTAATAGCCTTGTTCTTTCTAAAGCGATTGACAGCCAAAGAGGTTATCAATAACTAA
- a CDS encoding heme-binding domain-containing protein, with product MKKLIKTSVAFTVVLLFNTGFVSNRSDLVRNDIQDQDGIEITGKVKEIIEAKCMGCHKPDARNEKARKKLQWVKVPDMNKEEQEHLVAELFEVLEEGKMPPKRTVERRPQMKLTDEETKTLLAWAEKEEKRLKGQ from the coding sequence ATGAAAAAACTAATTAAAACCTCAGTAGCCTTTACAGTAGTATTGTTATTTAACACTGGTTTTGTTTCCAATAGAAGTGACTTAGTGCGTAATGACATCCAAGATCAAGATGGAATTGAAATTACTGGTAAGGTCAAGGAAATTATAGAAGCCAAGTGTATGGGGTGCCATAAACCCGATGCTAGAAATGAGAAAGCTAGAAAGAAACTACAGTGGGTTAAAGTGCCTGATATGAATAAAGAAGAGCAGGAACATCTAGTAGCAGAACTTTTTGAGGTACTTGAAGAAGGTAAAATGCCTCCTAAAAGAACAGTAGAAAGAAGGCCTCAAATGAAACTCACTGATGAAGAGACAAAGACGCTACTCGCTTGGGCTGAAAAAGAGGAGAAAAGGCTGAAAGGTCAGTAA
- a CDS encoding universal stress protein produces the protein MVLMDTSDADRTLLKFLEIIATTNETQEIHFFNSISEMKIPDEVLKEFPEIKEKSIAERKSKIEVLAKSVLPKKLVDISQVHIKEGAPSKAILRFVEKNDIDLIIMGRHKNFIGGGVLSNRLARRAACSLFIIPEGAEPNTSLLHVPCDFSNHSRIAMEEAIKVARKYKDVKIICQNVYTVPGGYHYSGKTYEEFAEVMQSNAARDYKRFMSEIDHEGVSLEVVYSLDTNDNPVTDIIDFAHDNQPGAIFIGVKGRTSTTALFIGSRAEQLIQYNNDIPMMVVRPKGKNAGLMDLIREI, from the coding sequence ATGGTTTTAATGGATACCTCAGATGCGGATAGAACGCTTCTGAAGTTTCTAGAAATTATTGCCACTACTAACGAGACCCAAGAAATCCATTTTTTCAATAGTATCAGTGAGATGAAAATTCCTGATGAAGTATTGAAGGAATTTCCTGAAATCAAAGAAAAGTCCATTGCTGAGAGGAAAAGCAAAATAGAGGTGCTTGCCAAGAGCGTTCTCCCTAAAAAGTTAGTAGATATAAGTCAGGTTCATATTAAAGAAGGTGCTCCCTCAAAGGCCATATTGAGATTTGTCGAGAAAAATGATATCGACCTTATTATTATGGGTAGACACAAAAACTTCATTGGAGGCGGTGTTCTATCTAATAGATTGGCAAGAAGAGCAGCATGCTCATTATTCATTATTCCAGAAGGTGCCGAACCGAATACTAGCCTTCTTCATGTTCCTTGTGACTTCTCTAATCACTCTCGAATTGCGATGGAAGAGGCGATAAAAGTGGCTCGCAAATACAAGGATGTAAAAATCATCTGCCAAAATGTTTATACCGTTCCAGGCGGATATCATTACTCCGGTAAAACTTACGAAGAGTTCGCTGAGGTAATGCAGAGTAATGCGGCAAGGGATTACAAACGTTTCATGTCAGAAATTGATCATGAAGGTGTGAGTTTAGAGGTGGTTTACTCTCTAGACACCAACGACAACCCTGTTACAGATATCATTGATTTTGCTCATGACAATCAACCTGGTGCTATTTTCATTGGTGTAAAAGGACGTACCTCTACGACAGCCCTATTTATTGGTAGTCGTGCTGAGCAATTAATTCAGTACAACAATGATATTCCAATGATGGTAGTTCGGCCTAAGGGCAAGAACGCTGGTCTAATGGACTTGATTAGAGAAATCTAA
- a CDS encoding aminotransferase class V-fold PLP-dependent enzyme: MPKKIFFTPGPSALYFTVEEHLKQATRAQVMEINHRSKQAESYYKEASDNLKALMDIPEDYQVFFLSSATEIWERQLQNLVIEKSFHYCLGAFSNRFYDFAVKWGINAEKSESPFGELPNTDPELIPDDTELITLALNETSTGVSFPQEDIYKIRERHPEALIAVDGVSALPVLDLDFNKVDSVYFSVQKCFGLPAGLGVWIVSPRAIQKAEKKLALGHSIGAYQALPNLLKNGLKNQTTFTANVLNIFLLSRVTSDMLEKGIDVIKREAKYKAALLNHLVENHPKLNHFVADRKLRSKTVTVANTMEGSSEILEKLDQKGFVLGNGYGNYKGKQIRIASFPTHSKEQMELLVDVINATI; the protein is encoded by the coding sequence ATGCCTAAGAAGATTTTTTTCACCCCTGGACCTTCAGCACTTTATTTCACAGTAGAAGAACATCTGAAGCAAGCTACCAGGGCTCAGGTGATGGAAATCAATCATCGCAGTAAGCAAGCTGAGAGTTATTACAAAGAGGCTTCTGACAACTTGAAAGCCTTAATGGATATACCTGAGGACTATCAAGTTTTCTTTTTGAGTTCGGCTACTGAAATTTGGGAACGACAACTGCAAAACCTGGTCATTGAAAAATCATTTCACTATTGCCTTGGGGCATTCTCAAACAGGTTTTATGACTTCGCTGTAAAATGGGGTATTAATGCCGAAAAATCCGAATCACCTTTCGGTGAATTACCCAATACGGATCCAGAATTGATTCCAGACGATACTGAACTCATTACCCTCGCGCTTAACGAAACCAGTACGGGCGTTTCATTCCCGCAGGAAGATATCTACAAAATTAGAGAAAGGCACCCTGAGGCATTGATTGCAGTCGATGGTGTCTCGGCCTTGCCGGTATTAGATTTAGACTTTAACAAGGTAGATAGCGTCTATTTCTCGGTGCAGAAGTGCTTTGGTTTGCCAGCAGGATTGGGTGTATGGATTGTAAGCCCAAGGGCAATTCAAAAAGCTGAGAAAAAACTGGCCTTAGGTCATTCCATTGGAGCATATCAGGCACTGCCTAACTTGTTGAAAAATGGTCTGAAAAATCAAACCACTTTCACCGCAAACGTGCTCAACATATTCTTGTTGTCGCGAGTGACCTCAGATATGCTAGAAAAAGGGATAGATGTAATCAAACGTGAGGCAAAATACAAGGCAGCGCTTTTAAATCATCTTGTCGAAAACCATCCAAAGCTCAATCATTTTGTAGCGGATCGAAAGCTAAGATCCAAAACGGTCACGGTTGCCAATACAATGGAAGGGTCTTCAGAAATCCTGGAGAAACTGGATCAAAAAGGATTTGTATTAGGCAATGGATACGGCAACTATAAGGGCAAACAGATCAGAATTGCCTCCTTTCCTACCCATTCAAAAGAACAAATGGAATTATTGGTTGACGTGATCAATGCGACAATCTAA
- a CDS encoding efflux RND transporter permease subunit — MRLPKLAIENYQFVIILIALAIFMGVSSYTSMPRSEDPNPDFPNYSIVAIHPGVGPTDLEELVVKPLEDALEEVTDIKKVETRIEEGLVILRVEGEFGLDTEALYDEILREINNIRDDLPDDLFSLDIDQFRPRLQVKVLQYALVSDVANYAQLKSLADDFSYQLEKIKGVQNAEVEAYPEEEIRVSIDYQRMAAQHVNLGAVIQILQSQNLNIPGGDVKSSVKSFNIKSSGGIKTLEEIRDVVVHQNAEKLVKLRDIAEVGMDYADNLWVARYMGEQAVWVNLTLKEGVNLVNIAEQFEEVKLEFESFLPEEVRLETAFEQAPAVKARINDFFVNLIQGVVLVGVVIFLFLGFRSSTIIMVVIPLSIIIAVAALDASGFALQQISIAALVIALGLLVDNGIVVVENIVRFQQEGYTLKEAAFKGTSEVGYAIISSTITTLLAFAPLALLNSGAGEFLRSLPITVILVLVASLILALTFTPIMASKVLKKKRNKQFKSGPIGPFLTKVIDRIYQPMLKGAVKRWYLVLPGALLIFLGSFSLFPAIGVSFFPNADKPLLLIEVDTPDGSNLDQTDRAVAFVESILANNDFVTSYSSNTGHGNPQVYYNRVPESYQKNHAQVLVNFEEWDPERFYGTLATLRSQFTQYPDALITFSELKNGPPFEAPIEIKIIGEDLDTLRIIADDLEVLIKETEGTLNVDNPLSQSRTDLKVSINKDKTAMIGVPVSDVDLAIRASIAGLKVDDVTLENGEEYDLVIRIPFEEDPSISDFDKVYLSTRTGGTLPLKQVANVHFEPAINEIQHYNFQRNTAVTAGVVNPDDVTAITQNIIEKLESYDWPRGYEYHVAGEYESQQETFGDLGTLLIIAMLGIFAVLVLQFRSLVQPLVVFSAVPLAITGSLVALFLTGWSFSFFAFVGFISLVGIVVNNSIILVDYTNQLRGGGMTKLDAIYQATATRFKPIILTTATTILGLLPLTMQSSGLWSPLGWTIIGGMVSSTLLTLFIVPILYKLFVREDKPELA; from the coding sequence ATGAGACTACCGAAACTTGCCATAGAGAATTATCAGTTTGTTATTATACTGATCGCTTTAGCCATATTCATGGGAGTATCTTCTTACACTTCTATGCCTAGAAGTGAAGACCCAAACCCCGATTTCCCTAATTATAGTATTGTGGCTATTCACCCTGGTGTAGGGCCTACAGATTTAGAAGAATTGGTAGTGAAACCTTTAGAAGATGCACTAGAGGAAGTCACAGATATCAAGAAAGTGGAAACTCGGATAGAAGAAGGGTTAGTGATCTTACGAGTAGAGGGGGAGTTTGGACTTGATACGGAAGCATTATATGATGAGATACTAAGAGAGATCAATAATATTCGAGACGACTTACCAGACGACCTCTTTAGCCTTGACATAGACCAATTTAGACCCAGACTTCAGGTGAAGGTGCTACAGTACGCCCTTGTTTCTGATGTTGCCAATTATGCCCAACTTAAGTCTCTGGCTGATGACTTTTCCTATCAGTTGGAAAAGATCAAAGGTGTTCAAAATGCAGAAGTAGAAGCATATCCTGAAGAAGAAATCAGAGTATCTATTGACTATCAGCGCATGGCGGCTCAGCATGTCAACCTAGGTGCTGTAATACAGATACTTCAAAGTCAGAACCTTAATATTCCTGGAGGCGATGTAAAATCAAGTGTAAAATCATTCAATATAAAGTCAAGTGGGGGAATCAAGACACTGGAAGAGATAAGGGATGTAGTTGTACATCAGAATGCTGAAAAGCTTGTTAAGCTGAGAGATATTGCCGAGGTCGGCATGGACTATGCAGATAATCTTTGGGTGGCAAGGTATATGGGAGAACAAGCTGTGTGGGTCAATTTGACACTTAAGGAAGGAGTCAACTTGGTAAATATTGCCGAACAGTTTGAAGAAGTAAAGCTCGAATTCGAGTCATTTCTTCCGGAGGAAGTAAGACTTGAAACGGCTTTTGAACAGGCTCCGGCTGTGAAAGCTCGGATTAATGATTTCTTCGTTAACCTGATTCAAGGTGTGGTATTGGTAGGTGTAGTGATCTTTCTATTTCTCGGTTTCAGGTCATCTACCATCATAATGGTGGTAATTCCATTGTCTATCATTATTGCTGTCGCGGCTCTTGATGCTAGCGGGTTTGCACTGCAACAGATATCGATTGCCGCACTTGTTATCGCCTTAGGCCTTTTGGTCGATAATGGCATTGTGGTGGTTGAGAATATTGTCCGTTTTCAGCAGGAGGGTTATACGTTGAAAGAGGCAGCTTTCAAAGGTACATCAGAAGTGGGCTATGCTATCATTAGTTCCACCATTACGACCCTTTTGGCTTTTGCCCCGCTTGCCTTGCTCAATTCAGGAGCAGGAGAGTTTTTGAGGTCACTACCCATCACAGTGATCCTAGTATTAGTGGCTTCCCTTATTCTGGCATTGACTTTTACGCCTATCATGGCGAGTAAAGTTCTCAAGAAAAAACGTAACAAACAGTTTAAATCAGGTCCCATTGGGCCGTTTTTAACAAAGGTCATCGATCGTATTTATCAGCCAATGCTCAAAGGCGCGGTGAAGCGATGGTATCTTGTTTTGCCAGGAGCTCTCTTGATTTTTCTCGGCAGTTTTTCACTGTTTCCTGCAATTGGGGTTAGTTTTTTTCCGAATGCAGACAAGCCGCTTCTACTTATTGAAGTAGATACTCCTGATGGATCTAACTTGGATCAGACGGATCGTGCAGTAGCATTTGTTGAATCAATTTTAGCTAATAATGATTTCGTAACTAGCTATTCAAGCAATACAGGGCACGGCAATCCACAGGTCTATTACAATCGAGTTCCGGAGAGCTACCAGAAAAATCACGCGCAAGTCTTAGTCAATTTTGAGGAGTGGGACCCTGAACGGTTTTACGGTACCCTCGCTACACTGAGAAGTCAGTTTACGCAATACCCTGATGCCTTAATTACATTTTCAGAACTTAAGAATGGGCCTCCATTTGAAGCTCCAATCGAAATAAAAATCATTGGTGAGGACTTAGATACGCTCAGAATCATAGCTGACGACCTAGAGGTTCTGATAAAGGAGACGGAGGGGACACTCAATGTTGATAACCCATTAAGTCAAAGTAGGACTGACCTAAAGGTGTCTATTAATAAAGACAAAACTGCGATGATAGGAGTGCCAGTGAGTGATGTCGATTTGGCTATTCGAGCCAGTATTGCAGGTCTGAAAGTTGATGACGTAACACTAGAAAACGGTGAAGAATATGATCTGGTAATAAGAATTCCTTTTGAGGAGGACCCTTCTATTAGTGACTTTGATAAAGTTTACCTGTCGACTAGAACAGGAGGAACCCTGCCATTGAAGCAAGTAGCAAATGTTCATTTCGAACCCGCGATTAATGAAATACAGCATTATAATTTTCAGCGCAATACAGCGGTGACAGCTGGAGTAGTAAATCCTGATGATGTGACAGCTATTACGCAGAATATCATTGAAAAACTGGAGTCCTATGATTGGCCAAGGGGCTATGAGTACCATGTGGCGGGAGAGTATGAATCTCAACAGGAAACATTCGGAGACCTTGGAACGCTCTTAATCATTGCTATGCTTGGAATATTTGCGGTCCTAGTTCTGCAGTTTCGTTCATTGGTTCAGCCCTTGGTGGTGTTCTCTGCGGTACCCTTGGCAATTACAGGTTCTTTGGTAGCCTTGTTCTTAACTGGTTGGTCCTTCTCATTCTTTGCCTTTGTAGGCTTCATCTCCTTAGTAGGTATAGTAGTTAACAACTCAATCATATTAGTGGACTACACTAACCAATTGAGGGGTGGAGGTATGACTAAATTAGATGCCATTTATCAGGCGACAGCTACAAGGTTTAAGCCTATTATTCTAACAACGGCAACAACCATTTTGGGGCTTTTGCCATTGACTATGCAAAGTAGCGGCCTATGGTCACCCTTGGGATGGACGATCATCGGAGGAATGGTTTCATCTACCTTATTGACATTGTTTATAGTTCCTATTCTATACAAACTGTTTGTAAGAGAGGATAAACCTGAATTGGCTTAA
- a CDS encoding efflux RND transporter periplasmic adaptor subunit: MKIHKSFLIVAVLGIAFQACKPNYQEQLASVNTERTTKVKVMRLQKTNAPIPIEASGVLQSKAQAGLSFKVGGIVDQILVDEGDAFRKGQVLARLELTEINARVLQAEENVKKLSRDKDRVLRLYKDTVATLEQLENITTALEVAQADLDVASYNKAYATIVAKENGKVLKRMTERGELLAAGQPVFQVALNGRSKSHILKIGVADRDVVKVQLGDSARVQLDAYPGQYFKANVTEVAEAADPRTGTFELELTLKSETHVFKDGFVAKLRLYPSSQAPYYKIPMTALVEANEDEATIYIPKDQSVERMKVTPIVVGDDYFIISADNSISIDQVVTQGSAYAKPGEIVEILKEQP, encoded by the coding sequence ATGAAAATTCATAAATCATTCTTGATAGTTGCAGTGCTGGGCATTGCATTTCAAGCTTGTAAGCCAAATTATCAGGAGCAATTGGCTTCGGTGAACACAGAAAGAACTACAAAAGTCAAAGTAATGCGACTGCAAAAAACAAATGCCCCAATACCCATTGAGGCTAGTGGAGTGCTTCAGTCAAAAGCACAGGCCGGCCTGTCATTTAAAGTAGGCGGTATTGTTGACCAAATATTAGTAGACGAGGGCGATGCCTTTAGAAAAGGACAAGTATTGGCCAGGTTGGAGCTTACCGAGATCAACGCCCGTGTATTGCAGGCAGAGGAAAACGTCAAGAAGCTATCGAGAGACAAGGACAGAGTATTAAGGTTGTATAAAGATACAGTCGCTACGCTAGAGCAATTAGAAAACATTACAACTGCCCTGGAAGTAGCACAAGCTGATCTTGATGTAGCTAGTTATAACAAGGCCTATGCTACCATTGTAGCTAAGGAAAATGGTAAAGTCCTTAAAAGAATGACCGAACGAGGAGAGCTTCTGGCAGCAGGACAACCAGTATTTCAAGTAGCCTTAAATGGAAGATCAAAATCGCATATCTTGAAAATTGGAGTGGCCGATCGTGATGTGGTAAAGGTACAATTGGGCGATTCTGCAAGGGTTCAATTAGACGCGTACCCAGGGCAATACTTCAAGGCTAATGTTACAGAAGTGGCAGAAGCAGCTGACCCTCGTACAGGTACTTTTGAACTCGAACTTACATTAAAATCAGAGACACATGTATTCAAAGATGGTTTCGTAGCCAAACTGAGACTATATCCTTCGAGCCAAGCGCCATATTACAAGATCCCTATGACTGCATTGGTGGAAGCGAATGAAGATGAGGCCACAATCTACATTCCTAAGGATCAATCGGTCGAACGGATGAAAGTCACCCCAATAGTGGTGGGAGATGATTACTTTATCATATCTGCTGATAACTCGATATCTATTGATCAGGTGGTCACCCAAGGGAGTGCATACGCTAAACCAGGTGAAATTGTGGAGATTTTAAAAGAGCAACCATGA